The genomic stretch ttaaagcaaatagcatagccaaagcatggggagggggagatgtagggaacggcgatcggaagatctcgcgatggcacggaaagaggaaggaagaggaaggatatgacgtagagatagcagtatgcttgtaggtatataagcgaatgcatacgtacaataaacgccatttgcagcatcctcatattggtgtcagtgctcattggcccggaggcagggggagcctctgtgccgtctcaggcgaacgggagattgtcgcatcagaaggcgacactgtagaaatgggcagagaggaacctcatggagttcaacaaagggaagtgcaaccTCCTGCACCTAGGGGGAAATAATgccatgcatcagtacaggctgggggctgacctactgAAGAGCAGCTCTTCAGAGAAGACTTGGGAGTCCTAGTGGACAAGTTGGACAtcagccagcaatgtgcccttgtggcaaaggcggccaatggtatcctgggctgcattaggaaaagtgttgccaGCAAGTAAACGGAAGGGATTCTTCtgctctactcagccctggtgaggctgcaactggagtgctgtgtctagttctgggctccacagtacaagagacatggagctactggaacaagCCCAGTGAATGACACAGAGGAAGTGGAACATCTGTGGCATGACGAAAGCTTGAGAGAACTGGGACTCTTTAGCCAGGATAAGTGAAAGctcaggagggatcttatcaatgcatataagtatctgaagggagggtgtaaagaagacagagccagatttttcagtggtgcccagtgacagtaCAAGcagcaaggggcacaaactgaagcacaggaagttttGTCTGAATataagaacttttttttactatgagggtgactgagcactgtaataggttgcccagaggagctgtggagcctccatccctggagatactaAAAAACTGTctagacacagtcctgggcaacctgctgtagggggattggactagatgatctccagaggtcccttccaacctcgaccattctgtgattctgtaatagcACAGCCACTATTGCCATAAGGGGCAGGCTATAAACATAAGGAGTATATAACAGAATATAAACAATAGTGAAATATTCCCTATGTATGTAACCTAATAAACAAGTAGAAAATTATTAGGTTGAAAAAGTAATGCTGCTATGTAATAGTTATCTTCCATGGAGTTACTCTTGGAGATACCTTATGAATTTGAGGCTGAATTATAATGCCAGTTCAATGAATATCTTTTAACAAATGATAAAGGATTGGTATATGAGAACAGACAAAgcgcagtttaaaaaaaaaaagtctatagtGGCAGAGCTAAGTTCCAATAGCTAAATCACATAGATTAGCTAAACAGCCTACTCACTATTTAATCCTCCTTAGGTTCACAAGAAACAACCTAGCAAGTATTCCGTGCATGTTTCTTCATACTTGCTCATTGTGTTTATTCTCCTATTGTATAATATCACCAATTTTCATGTTTTGACAGTCAATATTAATTTGACTATAACAGCACTTAAGCAAAAGCCAGTATCTCAATTGCCTTTatagaaaatgatattttttctaGTAGCTTTCCAACAACTTCTCTCAGAAGGACAGTGGTATTGTATAGCCCAGTACCAGAAGCTGGAAGACAGAGATccctttttccatttctgcttttcctctggtTTTGCTATGTATATTGTAACTGATTGATTAAAGTGGACTCAGAAATAGCAACAAGTCATGAATTTGTATAATAGGCTCGTAATCAATACATTAATCATCTTGAACAACTTCTAGCATTTATGTCACTGATTTTTGGTAGTATTTCCAAAGCACCAATGGCCCAAGTGCTTTAACCATGTTGATCTGCTGGGTGAGACTGTGAACAGCTTCAAAGTTATAGTTGAAAAGGATAAAGACATTTTAACAGAATAGTGCTAGCTTCTCTCTCCAGAAATCAGAAGAATTAGATTACACTTCAGTCTTTTAGGTCAGTTTTTACATCCCTCACCCAGTTAGTCTGAAAATAATGACAAAACCAGAGGCTTATATGCAAGACCTTTATTTATGTATAAATAATATGCACCATATCAAGGAAATATACAGCACCATGCTTGCAAATTAATGCTTTGCAAAGAACTAACACTGGTATTCCTGGTCCAGATTCCCTGAGATGAGTGCCTCAGGAGCCTGAAGTTGTAGGAAGCTTGTGATGCACCCAGCTCTGACCTCTGCTAGCAGGAAGCACTGTGGGAGCAGAGCTTTACTGTCTTGGTGCTGATCCATCACCAGAGGAAGCATTGTGAGGAGCAACATGGGAGCCTTACCCAGAAAGAGGAACAAGGTGCACTAGAGAGCTTGCTGCTACCATGAAGGAAAGGACAGAGCATCCCCAGAGCATGGGACGCTGACAATAAGATCAGGGAAAGCCTCAAGAGATTAGGCCATAGAGAACAATTCAGCTGCAATTTAAGCAGTAAAAAGGTGGTAGTAGGAGTATAGCTATCAACCAATGTCTTCAACCTAGTAAAGACTTTGTCTACAAGACCAGGCTTCTAGCAATGCTAATGGGTTCCCCTAGTGGAAATAGTGATTGTCAGACAGAAGGATGTTTTGATTTTGCACCCTATAGAAGGTACTGACAGGCTGTACACCTTTGTTCATGCCAGGTGTTTTGCTGGCCAGGTCTCAGGCCAGTCACCAACTAGATGTATCTAGCTAGTGTATGAGTGGTAAAAATGCCTGAACAAACAATACTGTGGGACTGCTAGGTTGCTTCCAGCAGAGGACAGCAGGCTGCAGAGGGAGCATATCTCAAGTCTGATTTAAGAGGAAATGCTCCGTGGCTGGGAGGTACTCCAGTAGTGGGAGCTGTGGTCCTCTGCCCTGTGGTATGTCAAGAAACAGACAGTGCCTGATCTGGATGCCAATGCATCATCTAAAATGCCACAGCCTCAGCCTACATGATTGAGAAACTAAGTCTAAGGGACATTACAATGTGGAAATGTAGCATTTTTGCACATGCTGAACCAGTAGATGTATGACTGGAAAACACTGCAGTGTGAAGTGTCTTGGTGAGTCCTTTCCTGGCTGGATGAGAGGTCCATACACTGATCAGCACTGGCCCAGAGCTGCCATGGCTCTCAATGTAATTAACAGGAATTGAGTGGGCTTCCTgtttctgcacagaaaatgtCTTCCTGGACACCCAGAATTGCAGCTCACTCCTGAAAATGTCATCCAGAGAATATTCTGCTAGTTTCAGCCTCTCCCAGGGCATGAACCTGGACATGTAGCTACTGAATCTCCCTCCTTTCTGGACAGAAGATATAATAGGGACTGGGCCTGTACAGGAGGTTTTGTGATTATTTCACAGGTATTCTGATTTCAGCCTCTCCTGTAAGGGCAGCACTATGGGAAGACAATATTGTGGTACACAAGATGGCAGATCTTTGGAAACTGACAATTCAGTTGCCTCTCAGCAAGTCTTTCATGAAGAGTTAGCCTTGGCTGCTGTTCATGAATTGCCTTCAGCCCACAGTCATCTTACAGAATTTTGCTGTTAAGACATTGGCTAGACCACTTAAAATGCTGGTGGTCTTCAAGAGCCTGCCCACATCCAGAAAGACAGATAAACTATCTAATAGGGAAGGACACTCAATGTAGTGCAACTCTAAGAGACATATTCCCCAAAGCCCTAGTGGTACATGCAGATCAATGCAGTGTCAGTGAGAACAGAGTGAAGTGCACAGCTTTGCAGTCTCTGCTCCTACCTGGGCAAGGCTGAACCTAGCACTCATGTGAGTGGACAACCTGAATTAGCTCTCTCTCTGCAGGGGCCAAAGGAGGGCAAATCGCTCTCTGGCAATGTCACTACAGTCCTGGCTATTCCCAGATGGCAATGGATAAGGTGTGAATCTAGGGCAATGTGTTTTCAGAAGACCAGCCTAATTTTCCTTGGAAATGAAAAAGTAAGGATAGTCTTATCTCTCTGGACACagggctggaaggaagagagatgaaaagagggaagaagagaaagatcTACTGTGAGGAATAGAGTTGGAGATGAAGGACAAGTGTTTATGTAGTCTTCTGATTGTTGATGACTTTCACTTCAAAGTCCCAGGGTTTTAAAGGCATCTCGTAAATCATCTACTTCATAGAGCGGCTGGAGGACAAAATAGAAGGGATGGGTCAGTTTTCAAGTGAGCAGAAAACTATGGAGATGGGGAATGAGGGGGGGAATGGCAGGAGATGTGATGAGAGGTGGAAGAAGGAGAAGAGGATGAGGAGAGGGGGATATGAAGGAAATGGGAGGAGAAAGGCATGAGAGACATGGAAGATGAAGACACAGGAAAGGGTGAAATGACAGATGGGTCAGATGGGCAGCAAGAGGAGGGAGGAACTATagcaaagaagagaggaaaaagctgaGGGGAAGAGACActggaaggagagggagaaatggCCCTCACCAAGAGGATCCGTCGGAGTTGTCTGGACAGACGGACAGAGTTTTCATGCAGCCCCTCCCAGGCTTTGAAGGTCTCTTCCCTGTTCTCCACAAATGTGTTCCAGCAGTAGAAGTAATCTGTGCAAGGCACAGGGGAGTTAAGGAGTGCTCAGAACTGCCCAAGGAGAGGACACAGATCTCTCCTAGGATCACTAAATCACTGCATTCATCTCTTCTGGCTCCTTGTCCTAGCTTCTCCCACCACCTTCCAAATCTAACCCTCatagctttcagtcatctctttcCCCCCTTCCCGTCTCACCTTTGAAGGTCATGATGGCAATTTGGGCCCCAGCCCTGTGCAGGCGCCTCAGCCCCTCAGGCTCTGCCTTGCGATCCTCGCAGAAGTAGAGGCGGGCAGTGAAGATGCGGAGGGTCAGGTTGGGATAGGCCCGCAAGAAGTCAGCCACATGTCGGGCGCAGTCATAACAGGGGCTCCATGAGGTGAACCATGTGATACGGTAGCAGCGGCCTGGGTCCAGGTCCCAGGCTGAGATGTAGCGCAGGAAGAGCACCTCCACATGGCAGCCCATCTTCATGAAAGAGGGAGAGGGGCAAAGCATGAGGCAGGGGTGAAGCAGGCTgtgaggggggaggaggagggaggaatgaGCTGAGTAGTGTATGAGGGGAGGATAAGCAAGATGGGGGATACATCTTAGTGTTAGTGCACAGAGGAAGAAGATATTGGTACATAGGTGGAGGATTGGCTAGAAAAGTGCAGGGACACAGTGATGCATAGGGAGGTACAACAGGAGAaatgggtgggagctgggcagaaAATTAGAGGGACTGGTAGAGCAGCAGGGAGTATGGATGTCTTGCTGATAGGACAGCTGTGGGTAGCATAAGGTGCAGGTTTACCAGGAGGCTGCATCCCCCAAATGCTATGTACCAGTGCAATGTGCATGTTCTTGGACACATGTGCCAGTGCTTGTACAGTGTTGCTGTTGcagccctcctctccctgccaACCAAGGCAAAGTGGAGCTGCATCCACCTCAGCAGAGGTATAAGAACAGGAAGTTGAGGTGATCCCCATACCTGATTGCGCAGGTATCCAAAGTCCAGGGAGCAAGAGGTGGCACTGTCACGGCGCTTCACAACATAGCAGAGGTAAGTCTCACGACGGCCCTTGGCCCAGCGCAGGTTCTTGAAATTGTAGAGGAAGTTTTTCCTCTTCATCAGGAAGCTGCAGGAGAAGATAAGAGATAATTTACATCAGTCCCACCCTGGAGCCAGTAGTTGGCCATGTCTCTGTTGAGGGCTCAGCACCAAAAATATCCACGTCATGTCCAGAGCTCTCAGTACAAGGAGATCATCAGTAATTTGCATGCAATGGCTTAGGGAAAGGGTGCAGATGTGAATGTGGGGTTGAAGCAGGCGACCTTATGAGTGGAAACAGTAAGAGGTGAATTAGTAGTGATTAGTCAAACAGCAACTACAGCTGGTGGAGTGCAAAACTATCTGCAAATATCCAAAGGATGGATGCCAAGGAGGGCAAAGGATGAAGGTGTCTGAGAAGAGAAGATCTGGGAAGATGAGAGGGTCTGGAGTTCAGTCATCAAGAAATACTCTTTTTGCTGTATGAAATCCTGAAAAGCCTCATGAGCAGGGGAAAGATCAAACTAGAACCTCTTTAGAGAAGACTGGGCAGTGTTTCTTAGCATTGGCCAAAAGAAGAGTGTGGTTGGAAGGGTTTAAGACAAGGAGCTAGGACAGGGTGCCATACTCTAGCCAACAGGATACATAATGCAGTAAGCATGTTGATACCTCTCCAGATACAAGTGCCATTCCCCCATTAGAAAAATACAGAGCCTGTCAGGGTACTGCTCCCATGCCTAGGATTCTGCTGAGGAGAGGTAGGGAGTAGGAGCACTGGGAGGATAAGGAAGTCATGACCTTTCTCTAACAGCCTTTCCCCCAAGTGGAGGTACAAAGGCAGCTGAGAACAGCTGTGTTCACTGAGGTGAGATACTTACCTTCCCCACAGCAATGCAAAACAGAAGTGAATGGGTTAAAAATAATTCCATCCTTTGTCATCTTTTCCCTCTGTTAGGCTGGTGTTCAGCAGAGAGATGGGGTAAATTGAAGTGATAGGGGGCTGGGTTTTCTGGGGGTCCTCACTGAGGTGTAGAAAAGGGAGATCTGAGGTTGTTAGGAATTTCCTGATTTAAATCTGAGAGTCTAAGCAAGGAAAAATTTCATATGCAAATGCCCTTCATCTATTTGCCATTGTCACCACAAAGCCCGAGCACTGCAGAACAGTTAACCTCCAGATAACTGTGCCACCCTATCTACTTCTCTAGTGACTTGTCTCCATCATGCACCCTCACAAATGGCCACCACACCAAAGCTGCTCATTCATGTAGTCACACACATTCTCTTGCCATTGACCTATTGCACAGACCTGTGTTTTGCTCTTATGTAGCACTCCCAATCGCACCTCAAGTGCTCCCTATTAAAACACTGGATTATCAGAGAGGCACAACCTTCCCTTGTACACCTTTGCTACCCTGACTGTCCCACAGATACAGAAGTCACTTGCTCGCACACATCCTCTTTCCTGCCATCCTCagcctgcagtgcaaaaaaactGTCTTGCTTACACAGAAAGAACAAACATGCACATAGTCATTTATGACACTGTTTATACACATAAGCTCCTAGAGAAGGAGATCACGTGGGAATTGTGGCATGTCTTCTGCTAAGAGAAAGTCTATAGAGGAGACAAGGCCTTGCAGAGTCCTGAGTACACTCAGTAGGCAGAGCATCCCTGCTAAGCAGCTTATTCAGCTTTTCAGCAGCCTCAAGCAGTTCTTGGAGGTCAGTCACCTAAGCActgttccagtcctgttctgGTGGGCTTGCAAGTTGTGTCAGGAGTGGAGCACAAACTGGTCTCGCTACATTTCTTCACCACTCTGGCATTCATGTTGGGTGTGTGTTTCCTCTCCCCATTTTTCTCTTGAATTGTATGCTCCTCATCATTAGTTCTGATTTATTTCCCACTGGTATCTCTCACTCTTGGAGCAGCCCTAGTTCTCCATACCTACCGCCTTGTATTCACCCTGTTCCCCCCTACTTTGTACAAATAcatatgtgcacatacatatatatatatatatatatatatatatatatattcactagCATACACACACACCATTGCTCCACTTTGGCTCACAAAGCTGTTGATCAGTGGTGCATCTCAAGCATCTCCCTTTCAGATGTCTGTAATTGCAAGAATGGGGGGGAAGACTCTCCTTCTTAATATT from Dromaius novaehollandiae isolate bDroNov1 chromosome 1, bDroNov1.hap1, whole genome shotgun sequence encodes the following:
- the AICDA gene encoding single-stranded DNA cytosine deaminase, encoding MDSFLMKRKNFLYNFKNLRWAKGRRETYLCYVVKRRDSATSCSLDFGYLRNQMGCHVEVLFLRYISAWDLDPGRCYRITWFTSWSPCYDCARHVADFLRAYPNLTLRIFTARLYFCEDRKAEPEGLRRLHRAGAQIAIMTFKDYFYCWNTFVENREETFKAWEGLHENSVRLSRQLRRILLPLYEVDDLRDAFKTLGL